The following coding sequences lie in one Drosophila sulfurigaster albostrigata strain 15112-1811.04 chromosome 2R, ASM2355843v2, whole genome shotgun sequence genomic window:
- the LOC133836086 gene encoding transcription initiation factor TFIID subunit 1 isoform X1: MDTASDNDSDEGSIGGNAANEGNDMEMGGMDLTGILFGNIDSEGKLMDDDDERGGHAFDAELRENLSSLAKLGLNSLLNEVIDQPGGDANSDEDNEDKPAADGTDNLSAFDALKAGTSNEANEDGAIKAQDDAIDYSDITELSEDCPRTPSPPAATPVESASTFDDLEDAIPASKVEAKSTKDDKELMPPPSAPMRSVSTSSTGSNDEVTKAGNTETSPSADAKALEAKAEADRRLDTPLADILPSKYQNVDVCDLFPDFRPQKVLRFSRLFGPGKPTSLPQIWRHVRKRRRKRNQSRDQRPNAGGSDSPSDSDEPRRRGFDLHFGPEPSPSECQPDDEDKLLSDLNSEDVRPEGPDSGDNNDQKPKVADWRYGPAQIWYDMLEVPDSGEGFNYGFKTKTASSGGTQNKFNGEVAVITTTVDVVEQPSIADDAFLMVSQLHWEDDVVWDGNDIKAKVLQKLNSKTNAAGWLPSSGSRTAGAFSSPKTALPVGSNSGGGGGSSGNKNSGGGSTKKALQSAAQNKQVEAPDDTWYSLFPVENEELIYHKWEDEVIWDAQQMSKVPKPKVLTLDPNDENIILGIPDDIDPSKINKNVGPPPKIKIPHPHVKKSKILLGKAGVINVLAEDTPPPPPKSPDRDPFNISNDSYYTPKTEPTLRLKVGGGNLIQHSTPVVELRAPFVPTHMGPMKLRSFHRPPLKKFSHGPLTLVQQHPVYPLLKHIVKKAKQREVERIASGGGDVFFMRNPEDLSGKDGDIVLAEFCEEHPPLMNQVGMCSKIKNYYKRKAEKDSGPQDYVYGEVAFAHTSPFLGILHPGQCIQALENNMYRAPIYPHKMLPNDFLIIRTRNSYFIRVVSAIFTVGQECPLYEVPGPNSKRANNFTRDFLQVFIYRLFWKSRDNPRRIRMDDVKRAFPAHSESSIRKRLKQCADFKRTGMDSNWWVIKPEFRLPSEEEIRAMVSPEQCCAYFSMIAAEQRLKDAGYGEKSLFAPQEDDDEEAQLLDDEVKVAPWNTTRAYIQAMRGKCLLQLSGPADPTGCGEGFSYVRVPNKPTQTKEEQESQPKRSVTGTDADLRRLPLQRAKELLRKFKVPEEEIKKLTRWEVIDVVRTLSTEKAKAGEEGMDKFSRGNRFSIAEHQERYKEECQRIFDLQNRVLASSEVLSTDEDESSASEESDLEELGKNLENMLANKKTSTQLSLEREEQERQELLRQLDDEQGDGGNKAAKAKEEATQQTMAQSNQGRILRITRTFKGNDGKEYTRVETVRRQAVIDAYIKIRTTKDEQFIKQFATLDEQQKEEMKREKRRIQEQLRRIKRNQERERLAQLAQNQKLQPGGMPTSLGDPKSSGGHAHKERDNSHKEVSPSRKKFKLKPDLKLKCGACGQVGHMRTNKACPLYTGMQSSLSQSNPSLADDMDEQSEREMNMDDDDLVNVDGTKVTLSSKVLKRHGQSGEESKRRGGLTLKMPRDGSGKKKRRMANEVHCDYLQRHNKTANRRRTDPVVVLSSILENILNELRSMQDVTPFLFPVNAKRVPDYHLVVTKPMDLQTMREQIRQRRYTSREQFLEDLKQIVDNSVLYNGDTSAYTSAAQRMFDKCFELLAEREDKLMRLEKAINPLLDDDDQVALSFIFEKLHSQIRSMSEAWPFLKPVNKKAIKDYYTLIKKPMDLETIGKNIENHIYHSRADFLRDIELIAANCEQYNGSEAPYTAFAKKILEYAQTQLEEFANHCGQLEQNILKTQEKARAEAPEFDEAWGNDDYDMRSRASSPGDDYIDVEGHVGLVPPNSIHRTMGADTSQSHAAAALRKPPPPAAGEVKRGRGRPRKQRDPVEEVKNSNPVKRGRGRPRKDSLGSNMSQTQAYFLDEDLQCSTDDDEDDEEDFQEVSEDENNAANILDQGERLNATSGDTMDYIDPKNIKMEVDLEAQQMAEEQCGEDDSQQAAEAMVQLSGLGYYAQQQQDESLDVDPNYDPSDFLAMHKPRQNYNENYNAQSAFSDFMAQSQDDNGQYNPPEASTSAAAAAGMMQSQDDEMPSTSNNNGMGIDEDLDISESDEEDNNGGVRIKKEIFDDSELAAQQQQHHSAQQSQIYLLDASNEPVQPVDYQQQTSDYQPAQELQQLHAQPPMLQQQHDEQQQQQQQQQQQQQGENEFDWMTF, encoded by the exons GGAGGATGCGATACCCGCTTCCAAGGTGGAGGCCAAGTCGA CCAAGGATGACAAAGAACTGATGCCGCCTCCCAGTGCGCCCATGAGAAGCGTTAGTACTTCATCCACAGGCAGCAATGATGAAGTTACTAAAGCTGGCAACACAGAGACTTCGCCCAGCGCCGATGCAAAAGCTCTAGAAGCCAAAG CTGAAGCTGATCGTCGTTTGGATACACCGCTGGCTGACATTCTGCcatcaaaataccaaaatgtcGATGTCTGTGATCTTTTTCCGGACTTTCGGCCGCAGAAAGTGCTGCGTTTCTCGCGTCTCTTTGGTCCTGGCAAGCCGACCAGTTTACCTCAAATTTGGCGTCACGTCCGCAAGCGACGCCGAAAGCGCAACCAGTCGCGTGATCAGCGACCTAATGCAGGTGGTTCAGACTCGCCCAGCGATTCGGATGAGCCTCGGCGACGTGGCTTCGATTTGCACTTTGGACCTGAACCTTCACCCTCTGAATGTCAGCCCGATGATGAGGACAAGCTGCTGAGCGATCTGAACAGTGAGGATGTGCGTCCTGAGGGACCGGACAGCGGTGACAATAACGATCAGAAGCCCAAGGTGGCCGACTGGCGTTACGGCCCAGCGCAGATCTGGTACGATATGCTGGAAGTGCCCGATTCGGGTGAGGGTTTCAACTATGGCTTCAAGACCAAGACGGCGTCCTCAGGCGGCACACAGAATAAGTTTAATGGCGAGGTGGCGGTGATCACTACTACCGTGGATGTTGTCGAGCAGCCGAGCATTGCAGACGACGCCTTTCTGATGGTGTCACAGCTGCACTGGGAGGACGATGTCGTGTGGGATGGCAATGACATCAAGGCCAAGGTGCTGCAGAAGCTCAATTCCAAGACGAATGCTGCCGGCTGGTTGCCCTCAAGCGGCTCTCGCACTGCGGGCGCCTTCAGTAGTCCCAAGACTGCGTTGCCCGTGGGTTCGAATAGCGGCGGAGGTGGcggcagcagtggcaacaaaaatTCGGGAGGTGGTTCTACCAAGAAGGCTCTGCAGAG TGCGGCACAAAACAAACAGGTGGAAGCTCCAGATGACACCTGGTACAGTTTGTTTCCTGTGGAGAACGAGGAACTCATCTATCACAAATGGGAGGATGAGGTGATTTGGGATGCACAGCAGATGAGCAAGGTGCCCAAGCCGAAGGTGTTGACATTGGATCCCAACGATGAGAACATTATACTCGGCATACCCGATGACATTGATCCCAGCAAGATCAACAAGAATGTGGGACCGCCGCCGAAGATTAAGATACCGCATCCTCATGTGAAGAAATCGAAGATTCTGCTGGGCAAAGCGGGTGTCATCAATGTGCTGGCCGAGGAtacgccgccgccgccacccaAGAGTCCTGATCGTGATCCTTTTAACATATCCAATGACTC CTATTACACACCTAAAACGGAGCCCACGTTGCGCCTTAAAGTGGGCGGCGGCAATCTCATACAGCATTCGACACCGGTGGTGGAGCTGCGGGCTCCATTTGTGCCCACTCACATGGGTCCAATGAAGCTGCGTTCATTCCATCGTCCGCCGCTTAAGAAGTTCTCGCACGGCCCGCTAACGTTGGTCCAACAACATCCAGTTTATCCGTTGCTCAAGCACATTGTCAAGAAGGCCAAACAGCGAGAAGTGGAACGCATTGCATCTGGTGGCGGAGATGTCTTCTTTATGCGTAATCCTGAAGATCTGAGTGGTAAGGATGGTGACATTGTGCTCGCCGAGTTCTGTGAGGAGCATCCACCGCTGATGAATCAGGTGGGCATGTGCTCCAAGATCAAGAACTACTACAAACGCAAGGCGGAGAAGGATAGCGGACCACAGGATTATGTGTACGGTGAGGTGGCCTTTGCACACACCAGTCCGTTTCTGGGTATTCTGCATCCTGGTCAGTGTATTCAGGCGCTGGAGAATAACATGTATCGTGCACCGATTTATCCGCACAAGATGTTGCCCAACGACTTTCTCATCATACGCACAAGGAACAGTTATTTTATACGCGTAGTGAGCGCCATCTTCACCGTGGGTCAGGAGTGTCCACTGTACGAGGTGCCGGGTCCCAATTCGAAGCGTGCCAATAACTTTACGCGTGACTTTCTCCAG GTGTTTATCTATCGTTTGTTTTGGAAGAGTCGCGATAATCCGCGACGTATTCGCATGGACGATGTGAAGCGCGCGTTTCCAGCTCACTCGGAGAGCAGCATCCGCAAACGCTTGAAACAGTGTGCGGACTTTAAGCGTACAGGAATGGACTCCAATTGGTGGGTGATCAAACCAGAGTTTCGTCTGCCCTCCGAGGAGGAAATTCGCGCCATGGTCTCGCCAGAGCAATGCTGTGCGTACTTCAGCATGATAGCAGCCGAACAGCGACTCAAGGATGCTGGCTATGGTGAGAAATCGTTGTTTGCACCGCAagaggacgacgacgaggaggCGCAACTGCTCGACGATGAGGTCAAGGTGGCGCCCTGGAACACTACACGTGCCTACATCCAGGCCATGCGTGGCAAGTGCTTGCTGCAGCTGAGCGGTCCCGCTGATCCCACGGGCTGTGGCGAAGGCTTCTCCTATGTGCGCGTGCCCAACAAACCCACACAAACGAAAGAGGAGCAGGAATCGCAACCGAAGCGTTCGGTGACGGGCACTGATGCCGATCTGCGTCGTCTGCCGCTGCAGCGTGCAAAGGAGCTGCTGCGCAAGTTCAAGGTGCCCGAGGAGGAGATCAAGAAACTGACGCGCTGGGAAGTCATCGATGTGGTCCGTACGTTATCCACGGAGAAGGCCAAGGCCGGTGAGGAGGGCATGGATAAGTTCTCGCGTGGCAATCGCTTCTCCATTGCGGAGCATCAGGAGCGCTACAAGGAGGAGTGTCAGCGCATCTTTGATCTACAGAATCGTGTGCTTGCCAGTTCCGAAGTGCTGTCCACCGATGAGGATGAGTCGTCGGCCTCCGAAGAGTCCGACTTGGAGGAGTTGGGCAAGAATCTGGAGAACATGCTGGCCAACAAGAAGACCTCAACACAGCTGTCACTGGAACGCGAAGAGCAGGAGCGTCAGGAACTGTTGCGTCAGCTGGACGATGAGCAAGGCGATGGCGGTAACAAGGCGGCCAAGGCCAAGGAGGAGGCGACCCAACAGACGATGGCGCAGAGTAATCAGGGACGCATTTTGCGCATTACGCGTACTTTCAAGGGCAACGATGGCAAGGAGTATACGCGTGTGGAGACGGTGCGTCGCCAGGCGGTGATTGATGCTTACATCAAGATACGCACCACCAAGGATGAGCAGTTCATCAAGCAATTTGCCACACTGGACGAACAGCAGAAGGAGGAGATGAAGCGCGAGAAGCGTCGCATCCAGGAACAGCTGCGTCGCATCAAGCGGAACCAGGAGCGTGAGCGACTCGCGCAGCTGGCGCAGAACCAGAAGCTACAGCCAGGTGGCATGCCGACGTCGTTGGGTGATCCCAAGAGCTCGGGCGGACATGCGCACAAGGAGCGCGACAACAGTCACAAGGAGGTGAGTCCGTCGCGCAAGAAGTTCAAGCTGAAGCCGGATCTGAAGCTCAAGTGCGGCGCCTGCGGTCAGGTGGGACACATGCGCACCAACAAAGCGTGTCCACTGTACACGGGCATGCAGAGCAGTCTGTCGCAATCGAATCCCTCGCTGGCCGACGACATGGACGAGCAGAGCGAACGGGAGATGAACATGGACGACGACGATCTGGTCAATGTAGATGGCACCAAGGTCACACTGAGCAGCAAAGTGCTCAAGCGTCATGGACAGAGTGGCGAGGAGTCGAAGCGACGTGGCGGCCTCACGCTCAAGATGCCACGCGATGGCTCCGGCAAGAAGAAGCGACGCATGGCCAACGAGGTGCACTGCGATTACTTGCAGCGTCACAATAAGACTGCCAATCGCCGACGCACCGATCCCGTTGTGGTGCTTTCGTCCATACTGGAGAACATCCTCAACGAGTTGCGCTCCATGCAGGATGTGACACCGTTCCTGTTCCCAGTGAATGCTAAACGGGTGCCGGACTATCATCTGGTCGTTACCAAGCCCATGGATCTGCAGACGATGCGCGAACAAATTCGTCAGCGTCGCTACACGAGTCGCGAACAGTTTCTTGAGGATCTCAAGCAGATCGTGGACAATTCGGTGCTCTATAATGGGGATACGAGCGCATACACATCCGCTGCCCAGCGCATGTTCGACAAATGCTTCGAGTTGCTGGCGGAGCGCGAGGATAAACTGATGCGCCTGGAGAAGGCAATCAATCCGCTGCTGGACGACGATGATCAGGTGGCGTTGTCATTCATCTTTGAGAAACTGCACTCACAAATCCGTTCGATGTCCGAGGCTTGGCCTTTCCTTAAGCCGGTCAACAAGAAGGCCATCAAAGACTATTATACGCTGATTAAAAAGCCGATGGATCTGGAAACTATTGGCAAGAACATTGAAA ATCATATCTATCACAGTCGTGCCGATTTTCTGCGCGACATTGAACTCATTGCGGCCAACTGCGAGCAATACAATGGCAGCGAGGCACCGTACACGGCGTTCGCCAAGAAGATCTTGGAGTATGCACAAACACAGCTCGAAGAG TTTGCAAATCACTGCGGCCAGCTGGAGCAGAATATATTGAAAACGCAGGAGAAGGCCAGAGCCGAAGCACCCGAATTTGATGAGGCCTGGGGTAACGATGATTACGACATGAGAAGTCGCGCCAGTTCGCCCGGCGATGATTACATCGATGTGGAGGGTCATGTTGGACTTGTGCCACCCAATTCCATACATCGCACAATGGGCGCAGACACCAGTCAATCGCATGCGGCAGCAGCGTTGCGCAAACCGCCGCCACCAGCTGCCGGCGAGGTGAAACGCGGTAGGGGCAGACCACGCAAACAACGTGATCCGGTGGAAGAGG TCAAAAACTCGAATCCGGTTAAACGTGGTCGGGGCCGTCCCCGAAAGGACAGTCTTGGCTCTAACATGAGTCAGACGCAAGCTTACTTTCTGGACGAAG ATCTGCAATGCTCCACAgacgatgatgaggatgacgaGGAAGATTTTCAGGAGGTATCCGAGGATGAGAATAATGCTGCCAATATATTGGATCAAGGGGAACGACTCAATGCAACCAGCGGCGATACCATGGATTACATTGATCCCAAGAACATTAAGATGGAGGTTGATCTAGAGGCACAACAGATGGCAG AGGAGCAATGCGGCGAGGATGACAGCCAGCAAGCGGCTGAAGCTATGGTGCAGTTGAGCGGTCTTGGCTACTAcgctcaacagcagcaag ACGAGTCCCTTGATGTGGATCCAAATTACGACCCATCGGACTTTCTGGCCATGCACAAGCCACGTCAGAACTACAATGAAAACTACAATGCACAGAGCGCCTTCTCCGATTTTATGGCTCAGTCTCAGGACGATAATGGACAGTATAATCCGCCCGAGGCTAGCACGagtgcagcagccgcagctggCATGATGCAGTCGCAGGATGATGAGATGCCCTCGACGAGCAATAATAATGGCATGGGCATTGACGAAGATCTGGATATATCCGAGAGCGATGAGGAGGATAACAACGGTGGCGTTCGCATCAAGAAGGAGATCTTCGATGATAGTGAACTGgctgcccagcagcagcagcatcactCAGCTCAGCAATCGCAAATCTATCTGTTGGATGCATCCAATGAACCTGTTCAGCCTGTTGattatcaacaacaaacatctGACTATCAGCCAGCTCAGGAGCTTCAGCAGCTGCACGCTCAACCGCcaatgttgcagcaacaacatgatgagcaacagcagcagcagcaacaacaacaacagcagcaacaaggagAAAACGAATTCGATTGGATGACATTTTAG